The DNA sequence TAGCCCTTCTACTTGCTTCAATCTGTCTGGATGTAATCCAGCCACATTCTTGAGCTTGCAAAGCAAATTGGCCGAATGCAATTTTATTGCCTCTTGTGGCAACTCCTCTCATTCGACCACGTTGTTGCTTGCGAAATTTTGTTCGTTTAGGACTGAGCATGGTTTATACCTCCTTATTTACCATCATTGGATCTGTCCTCAAACTGCTGAGGTCTTCTACTACCTTTTCTTCTCGGACTTGCACCAACTGGCAAAGGTTGATCTTCTTTAGAAAGAACCTCTCCTTTAAACACCCAAACTTTTATGCCCAATACACCATAAGTTGTATTAGCAGTCTTATTTGCATAATCAATCTCAGCACGAAGAGTATGCAAAGGGACACGTCCTTCTCTAGTCCATTCAGATCGGGCAATTTCTGCTCCATTTAACCTCCCCCCTACCTGAATCTTCAGCCCAAGCACTCCTGCCCTTTGAGCACGTTGCACAGCCATACGAATTGTTCTTCGAAAAGCAACACGTTTCTCAAGTTGTTGAGCTATATATTCCGCTAAAAGGTGTGCATCAGCATCCACTCGCTCAATCTCAACAACATTAATTCGAACTTGTCGACTTCTATCACCAATAGTCTTTTGAATACCAGATCTTAATTCTTCAATGCCACTACCCTGTCTCCCAACAATGACTCCAGGCCTAGCTGTTTTCAATTCAACTTCTAACTGATCTGCTTTACGAGCTATCAATACATCACTAATCCCTGCAGATGCATATTTCTTTTGAATAAATCCTCTAATACGATCATCTTCTTGAAGAAGGGTTGGATATGTCTTACTGGAGGCATACCAACGAGAACGATGCTCTTGGGTAATTCCAAGCCTCAAGCCATTTGGGTGAATTTTATGTCCCATCAGTCAGAAGCCTCAGAGTTAGTTGATTCAGAAGACGGAGCCACAGAAATACTAATGTGGCAAGTCTGTTTTTTAATTGCAAAAGCCCGTCCTTGAGCTCTTGGACGATATCTTTTCATGGAAGGAGCCATATCAGCTGTTGCACGAGTGATAACCAAAGAAGCAGGATCTAAACCCATATTATTCTCGGCATTAGCAACAGCTGAACGCAAAACCTTTGTAATTGGTCCAGTCGATCGATAGGGCATGAACTCAAGCATAATTAGGGCATCTCGATAAGTTCGACCACGAATCTGATCAAGGACTCGGCGAACCTTTGAAGCAGACCCTCTGATATAACGACCATGGGCCTGAGCAAATTTGGTTTTGGAAGATGATGATTCAACCATTTCTAACGAGCTCCTTTTTTATCTTTAATGTGACCTTTGTAAGTACGAGTTGGAGCAAACTCCCCTAATTTGTGGCCAACCATCTGCTCAGTAATAAAAACTGGTATATGACTTTTGCCGTTATGCACAGCAATTGTATGTCCAATCATTACTGGAAGGATGGTGGAGGCTCTTGACCAGGTCTTGATAACTGACCTGTCATCATTAGAGTTCTGTTTTTCAACCTTTTTAAGAAGGCTATCGGCGATAAAAGGGCCTTTTTTAAGTGAACGTCCCATAGCGGATTAAGAGAAATAAATGAAGATAAAAAGCATCAAGAATCTCGTCCCCCCCGACTCCGCTTGGAGACTCGGCGACGTTTTCTCAGAACAAACCTGTTACTAGGCTTGTTTCTCTTTCGAGTTTTCAAACCAAGAGCTGGCTTACCCCAAGGAGTTACAGGACCAGCACGACCAACTGGTGCTCGCCCTTCACCACCACCATGAGGGTGGTCAC is a window from the Prochlorococcus marinus str. MIT 9211 genome containing:
- the rpsC gene encoding 30S ribosomal protein S3 — encoded protein: MGHKIHPNGLRLGITQEHRSRWYASSKTYPTLLQEDDRIRGFIQKKYASAGISDVLIARKADQLEVELKTARPGVIVGRQGSGIEELRSGIQKTIGDRSRQVRINVVEIERVDADAHLLAEYIAQQLEKRVAFRRTIRMAVQRAQRAGVLGLKIQVGGRLNGAEIARSEWTREGRVPLHTLRAEIDYANKTANTTYGVLGIKVWVFKGEVLSKEDQPLPVGASPRRKGSRRPQQFEDRSNDGK
- the rpsS gene encoding 30S ribosomal protein S19 — protein: MGRSLKKGPFIADSLLKKVEKQNSNDDRSVIKTWSRASTILPVMIGHTIAVHNGKSHIPVFITEQMVGHKLGEFAPTRTYKGHIKDKKGAR
- the rplV gene encoding 50S ribosomal protein L22, encoding MVESSSSKTKFAQAHGRYIRGSASKVRRVLDQIRGRTYRDALIMLEFMPYRSTGPITKVLRSAVANAENNMGLDPASLVITRATADMAPSMKRYRPRAQGRAFAIKKQTCHISISVAPSSESTNSEASD